One Apodemus sylvaticus chromosome 14, mApoSyl1.1, whole genome shotgun sequence DNA window includes the following coding sequences:
- the Fam107b gene encoding protein FAM107B isoform X2, whose product MAEPDYIEDDNPELIRPQKLINPVKTSRNHQDLHRELLMNQKRGLAPQNKPELQKVMEKRRRDQVIKQKEEEAQRKKSDLEVELLKRQQKLEQLELEKQKLQEEQENAPEFVKVKGNLRRTGQEVAQAQES is encoded by the exons ATGGCCGAGCCGGACTACATAGAAGATGACAATCCTGAGCTAATTAGGCCCCAGAAGCTAATCAATCCTGTCAAAACATCCCGAAATCACCAAGACCTCCACAGAGAGCTTCTTATGAATCAAAAAAG GGGTCTTGCCCCTCAGAATAAACCAGAACTGCAGAAGGTGATGGAGAAGAGAAGACGAGACCAAGTGAtaaagcagaaggaggaggaagcgCAGAGGAAGAAGTCCGACCTGGAAGTAGAGCTATTAAAGCGGCAGCAGAAGCTGGAGCAG CTTGAACTTGAGAAGCAGAAATTGCAAGAAGagcaagaaaatgccccagagtTTGTGAAGGTGAAAGGCAATCTCAGGAGAACAGGCCAGGAGGTGGCCCAGGCCCAGGAATCCTAG